The following coding sequences are from one Eucalyptus grandis isolate ANBG69807.140 chromosome 11, ASM1654582v1, whole genome shotgun sequence window:
- the LOC104416351 gene encoding probable glucan 1,3-beta-glucosidase A encodes MHQVDQITIHTDNSGFKLLEKTGGMEVISNGIESISIHADQEMENRNPKIRAVNLGGWLVTEGWIEPSLFDAIPNKDFLDGTRLQLKSMMVGKYLCAESGGGSRVVANSTGTPVVAKRPASSGNHWETFRLWRINERLFHFRVAKKQFVGLDSGGEGVDLVATCHSPGAPETFEIVRNPGDPSRVRIKASNGSFLQVRTDERVTADYQGDQIDVWKDEDPSLFIMSFTKRLEGEFQVTNGLGPQKAPKVMREHWRTFIVEGDFKFVAENGLDAVRIPVGWWIASDPNPPPPYVGGSLAFLDSAFSWAEKYGLKVIIDLHAAPGSQNGWEHSSSRDGFQEWGDTDDTIQQTLHVIEFLTSRYTKSPSLYAVDLLNEPLAETLPLETVTKYYKAGHNAVRKHSPTAYVIMSCVLGSSGPELLLPVASGLDRTVVDKHYYTMFRTKFNTIQDNLDFIYKNSGTQLNRLATSDGPLTFVGEWVVEWAVNGATKEQYQKFAEAQLEVYGKATFGWAYWTLKCTRDHWSLEWMIKNGYIKL; translated from the exons ATGCACCAAGTAGACCAGATCACCATACACACAGACAACTCAGGTTTTAAGCTACTTGA GAAAACAGGAGGCATGGAAGTCATCAGTAATGGGATCGAATCGATCAGCATCCATGCCGATCAAGAGATGGAGAATCGCAACCCGAAAATAAGAGCAGTTAATCTTGGGGGCTGGCTGGTCACAGAAGGATGGATCGAGCCTTCCCTCTTTGATGCAATCCCCAACAAGGACTTCTTG GATGGGACTAGACTTCAGCTCAAATCGATGATGGTTGGTAAGTATCTTTGTGCCGAGTCCGGCGGAGGAAGCCGGGTAGTCGCCAACAGCACAGGGACTCCTGTGGTTGCCAAACGGCCCGCGAGTTCTGGTAATCACTGGGAGACATTCAGG CTGTGGAGAATCAACGAGAGGCTCTTCCACTTCAGGGTCGCCAAAAAGCAATTCGTCGGCCTGGACTCTGGTGGGGAAGGGGTCGATTTGGTGGCTACTTGTCATTCACCAGGAGCACCTGAAACCTTTGAGATTGTGAGAAACCCAGGCGATCCAAGCCGTGTTAGAATCAAAGCTTCTAATGGCTCCTTCTTACAG GTGAGGACGGATGAGCGAGTGACAGCTGATTATCAAGGCGATCAAATCGATGTATGGAAAGACGAAGAcccatctctatttatcatgaGCTTCACTAAAAGATTGGAAGGCGAGTTCCAGGTCACCAATGGTCTTGGACCACAAAAAGCCCCCAAAGTCATGAGA GAACATTGGAGGACGTTTATCGTGGAGGGCGATTTCAAGTTTGTAGCCGAGAATGGATTGGACGCTGTGAGAATTCCGGTGGGTTGGTGGATAGCGAGCGACCCAAATCCGCCACCCCCTTATGTCGGTGGTTCCCTGGCCTTTCTGGACAGTGCTTTCTCTTGGGCAGA GAAGTATGGGCTGAAGGTCATCATTGACCTGCACGCAGCACCTGGTTCCCAGAATGGCTGGGAACACAGCTCATCGAGAGATGGGTTCCAGGAATGGGGAGACACGGATGACACCATCCAACAAACCCTCCATGTCATAGAATTCCTAACTTCGCG GTACACGAAGAGCCCGAGCCTTTATGCCGTCGACCTCTTGAATGAGCCTCTCGCGGAGACACTCCCTCTAGAGACGGTCACTAAGTATTACAAGGCCGGGCACAACGCCGTCCGTAAGCACTCCCCCACGGCTTATGTGATCATGTCGTGTGTACTTGGATCCTCTGGCCCTGAATTGCTGCTCCCCGTAGCAAGTGGCCTGGATAGGACAGTCGTGGACAAGCATTATTACACTATGTTCAGGACGAAATTCAACACCATCCAAGATAACCTTGATTTCATATACAAGAATAGTGGTACCCAATTGAACCGTCTCGCTACATCAGATGGACCTCTCACTTTCGTGG GTGAATGGGTAGTGGAGTGGGCAGTGAATGGAGCAACAAAAGAGCAGTACCAAAAGTTTGCAGAGGCTCAACTGGAAGTCTATGGAAAAGCCACATTTGGATGGGCCTATTGGACTCTCAAGTGCACGCGAGACCATTGGAGCTTGGAATGGATGATCAAGAATGGTTACATCAAGCTTTAg
- the LOC104448072 gene encoding FCS-Like Zinc finger 6, which yields MSLGKRPRQMKRTTSMTEITFDLSINDEAAAPPPSRKGHKPAGPGEGWDPRLVMPGPASPRPHRRHSCEIIDTADFLRSCSLCKRRLVPGRDIYMYRGDSAFCSLECRQQQMKQDERKEKCSFASKKESMASSPASTAAKVSAKGETPVAAV from the exons atgTCGCTGGGGAAGAGACCGCGCCAGATGAAGAGGACGACGAGCATGACGGAGATCACCTTCGATCTGAGCATCAACGACGAGGCGGCGGCCCCCCCGCCGTCCAGGAAGGGCCACAAGCCGGCGGGGCCCGGCGAGGGTTGGGATCCGCGGCTGGTGATGCCCggcccggcctcgccgaggccccACCGGCGCCACTCCTGCGAGATCATCGACACCGCCGACTTCCTGCGCTCCTGCTCCCTCTGCAAGCGCCGCCTCGTCCCCGGCCGCGATATCTACATGTACAG AGGTGACAGCGCTTTCTGCAGTCTCGAGTGCCGGCAGCAGCAGATGAAGCAGGACGAGAGGAAAGAGAAGTGCTCGTTCGCGTCCAAGAAGGAATCCATGGCATCCTCTCCCGCCTCCACCGCCGCCAAGGTCTCCGCCAAAGGCGAGACCCCGGTCGCCGCCGTGTAG